A part of Miscanthus floridulus cultivar M001 chromosome 6, ASM1932011v1, whole genome shotgun sequence genomic DNA contains:
- the LOC136460251 gene encoding receptor like protein 22-like produces MLSVIDAEDGALPPVLPNIQHLGLASCNLTKLPRVLRYLDIILELDLSSNQIGKSIPGWIWVVWKDTLGKLDLSNNAFTSLEKSSLIPMTHLNFLNLSFNRLQGDIPIPVISLPYGVVALDYSNNGFSSILPNFGRYLNNVVYINLSKNRLHGHVLTSICGMRELQILDLSYNNFSGLVPYCLLEGGSLSVLKLRENKFHGMLPQKIKEGCMFETIDLNGNQIEGGLPRSISNCKSLVLLDVSNNQILDLFPSWLGSLPKLRVLVLRSNQFYGTIGGLQNGDQIRDFFSSLQILDLAGNTFSGNLHSEWFGKLKSMMASVNNGQVLGHQTNFSQGFIYHDVITITYKGLDITFNKMLTTFNAIDLSNNSFAGVIPGSIGRLVALHELNMSHNAFMGEIPRQLGDLAQLESLDLSWNQLSGEIPQELTSLTFLAWLNLSYNNLTGRVPQSNQFFSFSSSSFEGNVGLCGRPLSKQCDTPSSAASSEGSSWWEDKVGVALLFIFSGLGFGVGFALAIICQKVCHVKGVSVVLSRWCHGI; encoded by the coding sequence ATGCTATCAGTGATTGATGCAGAAGATGGTGCTCTGCCTCCTGTCCTCCCTAACATTCAGCACCTTGGCCTAGCATCTTGCAACCTCACAAAACTCCCAAGGGTTTTGAGATATCTAGATATCATTCTTGAATTAGACCTTTCAAGTAATCAGATTGGCAAGAGTATACCAGGATGGATATGGGTGGTTTGGAAGGACACTCTTGGAAAGTTGGACCTCTCGAACAATGCATTTACTAGCCTTGAAAAGTCCTCACTCATTCCAATGACACATCTAAATTTTCTCAATCTTAGTTTCAATAGGCTTCAAGGAGATATACCCATACCAGTCATATCCTTGCCTTATGGTGTAGTTGCCTTAGATTACTCAAATAATGGATTCTCTTCCATTCTTCCTAACTTTGGTAGGTATCTTAACAATGTTGTCTATATTAATTTGTCCAAAAATAGACTACATGGCCATGTGCTAACTTCCATTTGTGGCATGAGAGAACTCCAGATCCTGGACTTATCTTATAACAACTTTAGTGGTTTGGTCCCGTATTGTCTACTCGAAGGTGGAAGCTTGAGTGTACTGAAGTTGAGGGAGAATAAGTTCCACGGGATGTTGCCTCAAAAAATTAAGGAAGGGTGTATGTTTGAGACAATAGATTTGAATGGCAACCAAATTGAGGGGGGACTCCCAAGGTCGATATCAAACTGCAAAAGCCTAGTGCTCCTTGATGTTAGCAATAACCAAATCCTCGATTTATTCCCTTCTTGGTTGGGGAGTCTTCCTAAGCTTCGAGTTCTTGTACTGAGATCCAACCAATTCTATGGCACAATAGGGGGGCTTCAAAATGGTGATCAAATAAGGGATTTCTTCTCAAGTTTGCAAATACTTGATTTGGCAGGTAACACTTTCTCTGGCAACTTGCACTCAGAATGGTTTGGTAAACTGAAATCAATGATGGCAAGTGTCAACAATGGACAGGTTCTAGGGCACCAAACAAACTTTTCGCAAGGTTTTATCTACCATGATGTCATCACAATTACATATAAAGGGTTGGATATCACATTCAATAAAATGCTGACTACCTTCAACGCAATTGATTTATCAAACAACTCATTTGCTGGTGTCATTCCTGGATCAATAGGGAGGCTTGTAGCACTTCATGAACTTAACATGTCACATAATGCTTTCATGGGAGAAATTCCACGACAGCTTGGTGACTTGGCTCAGCTTGAATCATTAGATCTCTCCTGGAACCAGCTCTCAGGGGAAATCCCACAAGAGTTAACTTCTCTAACTTTCCTCGCTTGGCTCAATCTTTCATACAACAATTTAACTGGAAGAGTACCACAGAGCAACCAATTCTTCTCATTTTCCAGCAGCTCATTTGAAGGCAATGTGGGCCTCTGTGGAAGGCCACTGTCCAAACAATGTGATACTCCAAGCTCAGCTGCTTCTTCAGAAGGTAGCAGTTGGTGGGAAGACAAAGTTGGTGTTGCCCTACTGTTCATATTTTCTGGCTTGGGGTTTGGAGTGGGCTTTGCATTGGCAATCATATGCCAAAAGGTTTGTCATGTAAAAGGAGTGTCCGTTGTACTCAGTAGGTGGTGCCATGGGATCTAA
- the LOC136457713 gene encoding non-classical arabinogalactan protein 30-like, translating into MAAFLPIAVLLSLLVTGATAGGYGSQTPSPSTPAPYTPTPATPAPTPTPAPYTPQPATPKPAPAAHGYDDKKLVVVRVEGLVVCQSCAKRGSQSLDGAAPLPGANVTVTCRDRKNRVMAYRRRVADDNGYFHAEFGVQRADGYLDKDPRGACFVRLLSSPDPKCNIITNIHGGLEGAPLRDEGKQWIDGRGFRNVVYAAGPLAFRSRECAPTRHY; encoded by the coding sequence ATGGCGGCATTCCTCCCCATCGCCGTCCTCCTGTCCCTCCTCGTCACCGGCGCCACGGCCGGCGGCTACGGCAGTCAGACACCTAGCCCCTCGACACCGGCGCCCTACACCCCGACGCCCGCCACGCcagcgccgacgccgacgcccgcgCCCTACACCCCGCAGCCCGCCACGCCCAAGCCGGCGCCGGCCGCGCACGGCTACGACGACAAGAAGCTGGTGGTGGTGCGTGTGGAGGGCCTGGTGGTGTGCCAGAGCTGCGCGAAGCGGGGCTCGCAGAGCCTGGACGGCGCGGCGCCGCTGCCAGGGGCCAATGTGACCGTCACCTGCCGCGACAGGAAGAACCGCGTCATGGCGTACCGGCGGCGCGTCGCCGACGACAACGGCTACTTCCACGCCGAGTTCGGCGTCCAGCGCGCCGACGGCTACTTGGACAAGGACCCCCGCGGGGCCTGCTTCGTGCGCCTGCTCTCGTCGCCCGACCCCAAATGCAACATCATCACCAACATCCACGGCGGCTTGGAGGGCGCGCCGCTCCGCGACGAGGGCAAGCAGTGGATCGACGGCCGTGGCTTCAGGAACGTCGTCTACGCCGCCGGCCCGCTCGCGTTCAGGTCGAGGGAGTGCGCGCCCACGCGCCACTACTGA
- the LOC136461720 gene encoding transcription initiation factor TFIID subunit 15b-like, producing MSGSYGSDDYRGGGGGGGGGGYGGRGGGSGGGRGRGGGGGGYGGGGAGGGYGGGGVGGYGGGGGGGRGGGGGGFGGGGRGGGGGGGGRGGGGRGAGREGDWVCPDASCGNVNFARRTECNKCGAPCPSGGGGGGGGGYNRSGGGGGGYNNRGSDDYGSGGGGGFDRDGGDYNSGGRGGGGAGRGGYNRSGGSDRGGRGGSYGGRDQENQRGSEGGYNAGGYGQAPPQGPSYGGPVGDYAAPPSSYGGNNAYGSDSAVPPPNSYSGGPGSYPPSYGAPPPHQYGGAPGGQGGLPPTYDGGYGGRSMPGGGGSGGAPPPYHGGGGGGGYTGSADPEPAGKVKQCDENCDETCDNARIYISNLPPDVTVEELQELFGGIGQVGRIKQKRGYKDQWPWNIKIYTDDSGKAKGDACLAYEDPSAAHSAGGFYNNYDMRGYKISVVMAEKSAPRAAPSYGHGGGRGGGYGGGGRRDNNRDGGGHGPNRNQGGGSRSRPY from the exons ATGTCAGGGTCTTACGGATCCGACGActaccgcggcggcggcggcggcggcggcggcggaggctacGGCGGCCGAG gtggcggcagcggcggcggccgtgggcgcggaggcggtggaggagggtaTGGAGGTGGCGGCGCGGGAGGAGGATATGGAGGTGGTGGTGTTGGAGGctacggcggtggcggtggaggcggccgaggcggtggcggcggcgggttcggtggcggaggacgaggtggcggtggtggtggaggtggccgAGGCGGTGGCGGGCGCGGGGCTGGACGCGAAGGCGACTGGGTTTGCCCTGACGCAAG TTGTGGCAATGTGAACTTCGCGAGGAGGACTGAATGCAATAAGTGTGGAGCACCTTGCCCAagtggaggtggtggcggtgggggtgggggcTATAATAGGtctggtggaggtggtgggggcTACAACAACCGTGGCAGTGATGATTATGGttctggaggaggtggtggtttCGACAGAGATGGCGGAGACTACAATTCTGGTGGgcgtggtggtggaggtgcagGCAGAGGAGGATACAATCGAAGTGGTGGTAGTGACCGTGGTGGCAGAGGTGGCAGCTATGGGGGACGAGATCAGGAGAACCAAAGGGGTAGTGAAGGTGGCTACAATGCTGGTGGCTatggacaagctcctccgcaaggtCCTTCCTATGGTGGTCCTGTGGGTGACTATGCAGCGCCTCCTAGCTCCTATGGAGGCAACAATGCTTATGGTTCAGATTCTGCAGTGCCGCCTCCTAATAGCTACAGTGGTGGCCCGGGCTCATACCCACCAAGCTATGGTGCCCCGCCTCCACACCAATATGGTGGTGCCCCAGGGGGGCAAGGGGGTCTGCCTCCTACATATGATGGTGGATATGGTGGTCGGTCCATGCCTGGGGGTGGAGGATCTGGGGGTGCACCGCCACCTTatcatggcggcggtggcggcggcggttatACTGGTAGTGCTGACCCTGAACCAGCTGGAAAAGTTAAGCAGTGTGATGAAAATTGTGACGAGACATGTGACAATGCAAGGATTTACATCTCAAATTTGCCTCCTGATGTCACTGTTGAGGAATTACAGGAGCTATTTGGAGGAATCGGCCAG gttgGAAGGATCAAGCAAAAACGTGGTTACAAAGATCAGTGGCCCTGGAACATAAAAATATATACTGATGACTCTGGAAAAGCCAAAGGAGATGCTTGCCTTGCTTATGAAGATCCTTCTGCTGCTCACTCAGCTGGTGGATTTTACAATA ATTATGACATGAGAGGCTACAAAATCAGCGTTGTGATGGCTGAGAAATCAGCACCCAGAGCAGCACCCTCTTATGGGCATGG TGGTGGCCGTGGTGGTGGCTATGGTGGTGGTGGACGCAGGGATAATAACAGAGATGGCGGGGGCCATGGACCCAATAGAAACCAGGGTGGTGGTTCGCGTTCACGGCCATACTGA